In the Sphaerodactylus townsendi isolate TG3544 linkage group LG10, MPM_Stown_v2.3, whole genome shotgun sequence genome, one interval contains:
- the LOC125439659 gene encoding shootin-1-like, producing the protein MELSQDGVRQLEAILESGSDLSEEDGDEKAVLQERDEAKEKLEEFEQASRALLVELNSLEAEYEIEKSCRVQAEAYAMQMNRENTKLKRISAALLPMLSHPTVDFVSLDNEDENAGELTPDPVGQYLQQIKDLQTKVSHLLYEKKDLNLQVKELQGRVQCLQEQVEEEASEKKSLQGFVKHHQQALRRVKQGTLTALGCGGDTGSGW; encoded by the exons CCATTTTGGAATCTGGCAGTGACCTCTCTGAGGAAGATGGAGAT GAAAAGGCTGTTCTCCAGGAAAGGGATGAGGCCAAGGAGAAACTGGAGGAATTTGAACAGG CTTCTCGGGCCTTGCTGGTGGAGCTGAACTCCTTGGAGGCTGAGTACGAAATCGAGAAGAGCTGCCGAGTGCAAGCTGAAGCTTATGCGATGCAG atgaaCAGGGAAAACACGAAGCTGAAGCGGATCAGTGCGGCTCTGCTGCCGATGCTCAGCCACCCCACAGTAGACTTCGTGAGCTTGGACAACGAGGATGAAAACGCTGGCGAGCTGACGCCAGATCCTGTGGGCCAGTACTTGCAGCAGATCAAAG ATCTTCAGACAAAGGTTTCTCACCTGTTGTATGAGAAGAAGGACTTGAACTTGCAAGTGAAGGAGCTCCAGGGTCGTGTCCAGTGTCTCCAGGAgcag GTAGAAGAGGAAGCGTCGGAGAAGAAGTCCCTACAAGGTTTCGTGAAGCACCATCAACAGGCCTTGAGGAGGGTCAAACAAGGCACGTTGACAGCTCTGGGGTGTGGTGGAGATACTGGCAGTGGTTGGTGA